From the genome of Leptotrichia sp. HSP-342:
TTGCAAAACCAGGAATCAAAAAATACATTGTAACAAACCACAATATAATTTTAGAAACTTTAGACAGATAACTTCTAATCTTTATTTTACTTCTAAATATTCCTAAAATGAATAATCCGTTGTAAAAACATAATTTTATAACTCCAATAATATCTATTCTAAACAATAATACTACTGATAAAATTATAAAAAATATTGGCAATTTCAAAATTTTATCATTTTCATAATTTTTACTTTTCCCCATTGAATAAAATATCCATCCAAAAATTATTCCTGTTATTGCTGAAAATATTCCACCAAATAATAACCGAAATGGCAAATCAAAGCCATAATCCCAATCATATTTTCCAATCCAAAAATAATACATAAATAATAAAATTTGTAAAACTATAAATATTGCTATTTTAGGTTTTAACTTTTTTACGCTTTTAGAAATCTTTTCCATTCTTCTATTCCCTGTTTTTTAAGAATTAATGTAGAAAAATAATGTACACTTTCAACATTTTCAATATTTGTAATAATTTCTTCATTTTCTTTTCCGCAGTTTGAAACAATAACTATATTTTCTTTATTTCCTGTTTCAATAATCGCTTTTTTTATTCTCTCAAAATCTCGGCTTATTTTCATTAACACTAGATTTTCGCTATTTTCAATTTCTTTATGAACATCAGTCTCTCTGCTGACAGACACTATTTTTAAATCTTCATCTCCAACCATAAGCGGTATATTAAGTCTTGCCGCAATACTATTAAACGAAGTTATTCCAGCGATAGTTTCAACTTCCACATCATCTGAAATATGTTCCAATACATAAGTATAAGTACTATAAGTCATCGGATCACCTATTGTTAAAAACGCTACATTTTTACCTTTTTCCAATTCAGCACTTATTACATCCGCATTATTTTTTCTAAAAACTTTTCTCGCTTCCACATCCCTTATCATAGGAAACTCCAAAAATAGCTGCTCTACTTCTGGTTTTACATATTCTTTTACAATATTAAAGGCTGTACTTCCTTCTCCGCTTTTTGCCTCAGGCAGTACTATCACATCTACTTCATGCAGTCTTTTTGCTGCTTTAACTGTTATATTTTCAGGATCTCCTACTCCTACTCCTATTCCATAGAATTTACCTAATTTACTAGCCATTTTTTCTCCTCTAATTTTTATTCATTCCAAATTTTTTAGTTTCAAAAACTTTTTTCCAATAATTTTATATTATCTCTTCCTTTTTTACATTATTAAATTTTGAAAATAATTTCTATTTTTTCTCTGAATTCATTACTTGATTTTCCCCCATCTTTTCTTTTTCTATACCACCATCTTGAAACAGGGTGACAAAAAGTGTAAGTTTTTTTTAAGGATTCTGAATTCTGTTTTTCAAAAATATAATAACTTTTTTTACTAAGAAATAATATATAATTCGGTTTCAACACTTTAATTACTTCTTCAAAATTATTTAAAGACTTTTCTTCCATTTCCTTTGTAGCTATTATTCCTCTACTTCCATTTGTTGAAGGAACTACAAAAAAATTCATGAATGAAACTCTTTCCCAAAAATGTTTTATATCAATATTTGCTTTTTCAAGTTCTTTTTTTATTCTTTGAAAAAAAACATTTCCTCTAGAAAAACATTCATCTACTACTCTTCTTGTGTATATATATTTAGGACAAGATAAAGAAATATTTCCTTTATCGCCATACCATTTTTCAAAATTATCTACTTTTTTTCTATCTTCTTCATTTTTAAGGTAATGACTTTCAGCAACTAATAATACTCTATACTCTTCATATTTAAAGCCAACATAAGGTAACATATATTGATGTATTTTTGAATTTTTATAAAATTCAATTTCTTTTAACTTAGCATTATAATTTTCACTACTTTTTAATTCCATAATTTCTAATTCCAATAAATTCATCCTCTCAATTAAAATTCACAAAAAATATATTAAGTTTACTTTTTGAAAATTTTTCTATACTTAACAATCAATTTGTTTTTCAATATTAGAAACTTCTATTTTTTCTATTGATTGATTTTTAAAACATAATGTTAAGACTAAAGTTATCGTAAACAAAGAAAATTTTCTTTAATTTTACGGTTTTACCTAATTCCACAACAACCACTCCAGAGCATTTACAACCTTTATTCCGTCATAGTCAGTATTCACCATTACATCATCTAAAGTTATAAGATACTTCGGATAGTTATCCTTAATATTTTTAAAGGCATCCAATTCCCTTTTTAAAGTATTTTCATCTAAGACAGTCAAAGCGACCTGATAATATTCAATTTCATTTGAATTAATAACAACAAAATCAATTTCATTTTTATCAAACTGCCCAACATATACATTGCCTTTTCTTCTAATTAGTTCAAGATAAATTATATTTTCCAGTATATGTCCCATATCTATATTTCTATTACCTAAAATCATCTGTCTAAGCCCTAAATCTGCAACATAATATTTTGATAATGTAGATAGAAATTCTTTCCCTTTTATATTATATCTGCTAACTCCATGCACAAGTAAACTGTCAGTAAGCCCTCTAATATACTTTTCAATGGTTTTTGCATCTGTTTTTCTTCCCATTGAAGTTAGGGTATTCGCTATTTTTGAAAGCGAAGTTAAATTACCGATATTATCAAATATATACTTCACAACACTTTCAAGTCTCATCACATCTGAAATTTTCAATCTTGCAACTATATCTTTTAAAAGCACAGAATTATATATCCCTCTTAAATATTCATGTATATTTTTCAAATCACTATCTAACTGTAAAGTATAAGGAAACGAACTGTTCACTATATATTCATTATAATATTGTATAAGTGTTTTTAACGTCCTATTTTCCTTTTGCTCCAGTTTTTCATACTCTAATTTAGCCTGATAATACTCCTTAAAGGATAAAGGTAGCATTTTCAGTTCTATATAACGTCCACTTAAAAGGGTTGCCAGTTCGCTCGACATAAAATAGGCATTAGAACCTGTTATATATAAATCTGTATTTTCTTTTATAAAAAGGCTGTCTACAACTTTTTCAAATTTATCCACATGCTGAATTTCATCTAAAAATATGTAATTTTTTTTATCTCTAATCATTTTAGATTTTATATATTCGTAAAGTTTTTTATAATCTGTAAGTTCTTCATAATCAATATCTTCAAAATTTATAGATATAATCTGATTTTTTGCAACTCCATTTTCAAACAGAAAATCTTTATATATCTCAAAGAGAGTGGATTTTCCACATC
Proteins encoded in this window:
- the cobI gene encoding precorrin-2 C(20)-methyltransferase, producing MASKLGKFYGIGVGVGDPENITVKAAKRLHEVDVIVLPEAKSGEGSTAFNIVKEYVKPEVEQLFLEFPMIRDVEARKVFRKNNADVISAELEKGKNVAFLTIGDPMTYSTYTYVLEHISDDVEVETIAGITSFNSIAARLNIPLMVGDEDLKIVSVSRETDVHKEIENSENLVLMKISRDFERIKKAIIETGNKENIVIVSNCGKENEEIITNIENVESVHYFSTLILKKQGIEEWKRFLKA
- a CDS encoding ATP-binding protein, translating into MIRIDRKEYLDFLVKSKDRQIIKVVSGVRRCGKSTLFEIYKDFLFENGVAKNQIISINFEDIDYEELTDYKKLYEYIKSKMIRDKKNYIFLDEIQHVDKFEKVVDSLFIKENTDLYITGSNAYFMSSELATLLSGRYIELKMLPLSFKEYYQAKLEYEKLEQKENRTLKTLIQYYNEYIVNSSFPYTLQLDSDLKNIHEYLRGIYNSVLLKDIVARLKISDVMRLESVVKYIFDNIGNLTSLSKIANTLTSMGRKTDAKTIEKYIRGLTDSLLVHGVSRYNIKGKEFLSTLSKYYVADLGLRQMILGNRNIDMGHILENIIYLELIRRKGNVYVGQFDKNEIDFVVINSNEIEYYQVALTVLDENTLKRELDAFKNIKDNYPKYLITLDDVMVNTDYDGIKVVNALEWLLWN